A window of the Miscanthus floridulus cultivar M001 chromosome 14, ASM1932011v1, whole genome shotgun sequence genome harbors these coding sequences:
- the LOC136506097 gene encoding uncharacterized protein, which yields MEVQMAAQGPKSKGRGSEPSDSHHGGGAIAKPIPGYLRPSAGSSHHVCKYGGTHTFEDHKEAHRPQPWPPRKQPPASAPAPAPESHNHSRVLVKVRSVFWRRVGDSTTATQKPSKAAAGKDKAAKGAESVEWKDIVAYDTVVPPHGSSPQPDKSSAQVTGSGGEAKKKDVMKKGKKSYGKAKVHEQVEGLEGRQNEPLGTNTNTDSTSVRPPKAKNKPAALLVENMGIDQETLQGYQILSPSLAQSRANLLRDLEKEMMAEEPANVKQESTPLTYSLDPEEYAAATESSRPIPAHRRVQSMSMSISSRSVRYPFARQASKNSGTAFKLRSRSTRAPAVLPPKEEKPARLRSRRGEDPSSATSGRGIHLRIRSLRRCGVGGSGGAGTSGFIVPAVALRHQKTLEKKKSQRLYNSHIEETATRLVKTRKSRVKALVGAFESVISKIAK from the coding sequence ATGGAGGTACAGATGGCCGCACAAGGCCCCAAATCGAAGGGACGCGGCAGCGAGCCGTCTGACTCTCaccacggcggcggcgccatcGCGAAGCCCATCCCCGGCTACCTCAGGCCGTCGGCCGGCTCCAGCCACCACGTCTGCAAGTACGGCGGCACGCACACGTTCGAGGATCACAAGGAGGCGCACAGGCCccagccgtggccgcctcggAAGCAGCCGCCGGcttcggctccggctccggctccagaGAGCCACAACCACAGCAGGGTGCTCGTCAAGGTGCGGTCGGTGTTCTGGAGGCGTGTCGGGGACTCCACCACAGCTACTCAGAAACCTTCCAAGGCGGCTGCTGGCAAGGACAAGGCCGCCAAGGGGGCCGAGAGCGTGGAGTGGAAGGACATTGTGGCCTATGATACGGTGGTTCCACCTCATGGATCCTCCCCGCAGCCTGATAAATCCTCAGCTCAGGTCACCGGCTCTGGCGGCGAAGCCAAGAAGAAGGATGTgatgaagaaggggaagaagtcGTACGGCAAGGCCAAGGTCCACGAACAAGTGGAAGGCCTAGAAGGTCGTCAGAATGAGCCATTgggcaccaacaccaacactgacTCTACGAGTGTAAGACCTCCAAAGGCCAAGAACAAACCTGCGGCGTTGCTCGTCGAAAACATGGGTATTGATCAAGAGACGCTTCAAGGGTACCAAATTCTGTCCCCTTCTCTAGCACAAAGTCGCGCAAACCTTTTGCGTGACCTTGAAAAGGAGATGATGGCTGAAGAACCTGCCAATGTGAAGCAAGAAAGCACACCGTTAACATACTCTCTGGATCCAGAAGAGTACGCTGCCGCTACAGAATCAAGCAGGCCCATCCCGGCCCACCGGAGGGTGcagagcatgagcatgagcatcagcaGCAGGTCCGTGCGGTACCCGTTCGCGCGGCAAGCGAGCAAGAACTCAGGCACCGCCTTCAAGTTGCGGTCCAGGAGCACCAGGGCGCCAGCAGTCCTGCCACCGAAGGAGGAGAAGCCGGCGAGGCTGAGGTCCAGGAGAGGCGAGGATCCTTCTTCGGCCACCTCTGGAAGAGGCATCCATCTCAGGATCCGGAGCCTCCGGAGGTGCGGCGTCGGTGGCTCCGGTGGCGCGGGCACCAGCGGCTTCATCGTGCCGGCGGTGGCGCTCAGGCATCAGAAGAcgctggagaagaagaagagccagAGGCTGTACAACAGCCACATCGAGGAGACGGCCACCAGGCTCGTCAAGACAAGGAAGAGCAGGGTGAAGGCCCTGGTTGGGGCCTTTGAGTCCGTCATCTCCAAGATTGCAAAGTAG